In Kogia breviceps isolate mKogBre1 chromosome 19, mKogBre1 haplotype 1, whole genome shotgun sequence, a single genomic region encodes these proteins:
- the COA3 gene encoding cytochrome c oxidase assembly factor 3 homolog, mitochondrial yields MAAPGAGDPLDAKSGKAPLAQRIDPTREKLTPAQIQFMRQVQLAQWQKMLPQRRTRNIVTGLSIGALVLAIYGYTFYSVSQERFLDELEDEAKAARARAQERASGH; encoded by the exons ATGGCGGCGCCGGGAGCTGGAGACCCTCTGGATGCCAAGAGCGGAAAGGCCCCCCTGGCTCAGCGCATCGACCCGACGCGGGAGAAGCTGACTCCTGCGCAAATACAATTCATGCGGCAGGTGCAGCTCGCCCAGTGGCAGAAAATGCTGCCACAGCGGCGGACCCGGAACATCGTTACCGGCCTTAGCATCGGGGCCCTGGTGTTAGCAATTT ATGGTTACACCTTCTACTCGGTGTCCCAGGAGCGTTTCCTGGATGAGCTGGAAGATGAGGCCAAAGCTGCTCGAGCCCGAGCTCAGGAAAGGGCATCAGGACACTGA
- the CNTD1 gene encoding cyclin N-terminal domain-containing protein 1, with protein sequence MDLPVRPRLASLSDFQFGAVATETIEDALLHLAQQNEQAVQEAAGRMGSFRETRIVEFVFLLSEQWCLEKSVSYQAVEILERFMVKQAEKICRQATIQLRDKTEPQNWRALKEQLFNKFILRLVSCVQLASKLSFHYKIISNVTVLNFLRALGYLHTKEELLESELDVLKSLNFQINLPTPLAYVEMLLEVLGYNGCLVPATQLYATCLTLLDLVYLLREPVYESLLRASIENSTPTQLQGEKFISVKEDFMLLAVGIIAASAFIQNHECWSQVAGHLQSITGIALESIAELSYAILTHSVGASTPGRQQPVPPHLVARALRAATSPTHEAGRIRPK encoded by the exons ATGGACCTACCTGTGAGGCCAAGATTGGCCTCTCTCAGTGACTTTCAGTTTGGAGCTGTTGCCACAGAGACAATCGAAGACGCTCTGCTCCACTTGGCCCAGCAGAATGAGCAAGCCGTGCAGGAGGCTGCGGGCCGGATGGGCAGCTTCAGGGAGACCCGGATCGTGG agtttgtttttctcctgtctgAACAATGGTGTCTGGAGAAATCCGTGAGCTACCAGGCTGTAGAAATCCTAGAAAG GTTTATGGTTAAGCAGGCAGAGAAGATCTGCAGGCAAGCCACAATCCAGCTGAGAGACAAGACAGAGCCTCAGAATTGGAGGGCTCTGAAAGAGCAGCTTTTCAACAAGTTTATCCTGCGTCTTGTGTCATGTGTACAGCTGGCAAGCAAACTTTCCTTCCACTACAAA ATAATCAGCAACGTTACAGTCCTGAATTTCCTCCGGGCTCTAGGGTATCTACACACTAAAGAAGAACTGCTGGAGTCAGAGCTTGATGTTTTGAAGTCCCTGAACTTCCAAATCAATCTGCCTACTCCCCTGGCATATGTGGAGATGCTCTTGGAGGTTTTAG GATACAATGGCTGTTTGGTGCCAGCCACACAGCTGTATGCAACCTGCCTGACCCTACTTGACCTAGTCTATCTTCTCCGTGAACCTGTATATGAGAGCCTGCTGAGGGCTTCAATCGAGAACTCCACACCCACTCAGCTGCAAGG GGAAAAGTTTATTTCCGTGAAGGAAGACTTCATGCTGTTGGCAGTAGGAATCATTGCAGCAAGTGCTTTCATCCAAAACCATGAGTGTTGGAGCCAG GTTGCGGGCCATTTGCAAAGCATCACTGGCATTGCCTTGGAGAGCATTGCCGAACTCTCTTATGCAATCCTGACTCACAGCGTGGGAGCCAGCACTCCAGGTCGACAGCAGCCTGTTCCTCCCCACCTGGTGGCCAGAGCACTGAGGGCTGCGACTTCTCCAACACATGAGGCAGGCAGAATCCGCCCAAAATAA